The following proteins come from a genomic window of Gemmatimonadaceae bacterium:
- a CDS encoding PEP-CTERM sorting domain-containing protein, with protein MRKSSSLLSLAAVLAVAPLGAQASWQTIGTPDNTGTGAYWNNFSDDNAGGAVCNAGAILTNTPALSPTSCNNQAPVYLPLASPPLTTSNQFLGGLGGANPGAFRFSAGMYNISLLGRVAGSTTTAWGIITDGGVVMSGAALSGTVSVADNFAVWIAQALPTMGAGTTYSSAMRTGTGAIGANATTTYQQMVVFTDGPGTGVLGGLSTDLYGTLINAAGVGASYFVGMEDNINGGRGFEKLEPREIADRDYNDIIVSVTPVPEPATVGLMGFGLLALAGVAKRRKV; from the coding sequence ATGCGTAAGTCCTCCAGCCTTCTCTCCCTCGCGGCAGTTCTTGCCGTTGCCCCGCTTGGCGCTCAGGCCAGCTGGCAGACGATCGGCACGCCGGACAACACCGGCACCGGCGCGTACTGGAACAACTTCTCCGACGACAACGCCGGCGGCGCCGTCTGCAACGCCGGTGCGATCCTGACGAACACGCCGGCGCTGTCGCCGACGTCGTGCAACAACCAGGCGCCGGTGTACCTCCCGCTCGCCTCGCCGCCGCTGACCACGTCGAACCAGTTCCTCGGCGGACTGGGCGGCGCGAACCCCGGCGCGTTCCGCTTCTCGGCCGGCATGTACAACATCAGCCTGCTGGGTCGCGTGGCCGGCTCGACGACCACCGCCTGGGGCATCATCACCGACGGCGGCGTGGTGATGAGCGGCGCTGCGCTGAGCGGCACGGTGAGCGTGGCCGACAACTTCGCGGTCTGGATCGCGCAGGCGCTCCCGACCATGGGTGCCGGCACGACGTACTCGTCGGCGATGCGGACCGGCACCGGCGCGATCGGCGCCAATGCCACCACGACCTACCAGCAGATGGTGGTGTTCACGGACGGCCCGGGTACGGGTGTCCTGGGCGGCCTGTCCACCGACCTGTACGGTACACTGATCAACGCAGCTGGAGTGGGCGCCTCGTACTTCGTCGGGATGGAAGACAACATCAACGGCGGCCGCGGCTTCGAGAAGCTCGAGCCCCGCGAGATCGCGGACCGCGACTACAACGACATCATCGTCTCGGTCACGCCGGTTCCGGAGCCGGCCACGGTCGGCCTGATGGGCTTCGGTCTGCTGGCGCTGGCCGGCGTGGCCAAGCGCCGCAAGGTGTGA
- the metH gene encoding methionine synthase, whose translation MNHASHQHHHDHDQQAEWATEPLPPFSLDEVLATAPVRTRAERLALLPGILASRIMLLDGAMGTMIQRERLDEAAYRGTRFADWSRDLRGNNDLLAITRPALIGALHAAYLHAGSDILETNTFNSTSIAMADYGMESLAYELNVEGARLARRVADLFESRDPERPRYVAGVLGPTNRTASLSPEVNDPAARNVTYDELVVAYAEAARGLLDGGADILIVETVFDTLNAKAALFAIEQVFGSTHERVPVMISGTITDASGRTLSGQVTEAFWLSVMHANPMSIGLNCALGPRELRAYVQELSRVAGVHVSAHPNAGLPNAFGGYDESPDDMARVIGDWARTGWVNVVGGCCGSSPAHIRAIAAAVRGVAPRAVPAIPPALRLSGLEPVVIDRTTNFVNVGERTNVTGSAKFSKLILAGDYEAALEVARQQVESGAQVIDVNMDEGMLDAVAAMTTYLRLVAGEPSISRVPLMIDSSKWSVIEAGLKQVQGKAIVNSISLKEGEAEFLRQATLVRQYGAAVIVMAFDEQGQADTRRRKVDICARAYALLTERVGFPAEDIIFDPNIFAIGTGIEEHANYAVDFIEATREIKATLPHARVSGGVSNVSFAFRGNNPLREAIHAVFLYHAVKAGMDMGIVNAGALTLYSDIPPALLERVEDLVLNRRPDATERLLEVAGDVKGTAAAANDSLAWRALPVGERLAHALVHGIADFIVEDTEEARLTVERPIHVIEGPLMDGMNVVGDLFGAGKMFLPQVVKSARVMKRAVAHLIPYIEAEKLLRPVEEQKNKGKILLATVKGDVHDIGKNIVGVVLQCNNYDVIDLGVMVPAAKILETARAENVDIIGLSGLITPSLEEMAFLASEMQREGFTVPLLIGGATTSRAHTAVKIEPQYAGPVVHVQDASRAVGVASALLSDDGRDEYVAGVRAEYDAIRTHRAGSGKATRLVPIADARANRLAVDWAATPVPVPTRPGVTVFDAWPLDDLVPRIDWTPFFQTWELAGHYPDILQDAVVGETARALWKDAQAMLSSIVSERWLTAKAVVGLFPANAVGDDIALWPAGGDRGGERLATIHTIRQQMAKGDGRPNLALADYVAPLESGVADWVGAFAVTTGHGIDERVAAFEAAHDDYNAILLKALADRLAEALAERLHETVRREHWGYAPAEALDNSALIHEAYQGIRPAPGYPACPDHTEKRTLFRLLDVPALAGITLTESCAMLPTASVSGWYFWRPEARYFGTGMIGEDQVADLARRKGMVEGEMARWLAPIRA comes from the coding sequence ATGAACCACGCGTCACACCAGCACCACCACGACCACGACCAGCAGGCGGAGTGGGCCACCGAGCCCCTCCCGCCGTTCTCGCTCGACGAGGTGCTCGCCACCGCGCCGGTGCGCACGCGCGCCGAGCGCCTCGCCCTGCTGCCGGGCATCCTCGCCTCGCGCATCATGCTGCTCGACGGTGCCATGGGCACCATGATCCAGCGCGAGCGCCTCGACGAGGCCGCCTATCGTGGCACCCGGTTCGCCGACTGGTCGCGTGACCTGCGCGGGAACAACGACCTGCTCGCGATCACCCGGCCCGCGCTGATCGGTGCCCTGCATGCCGCCTACCTGCACGCCGGCAGTGACATCCTCGAGACCAACACCTTCAACTCCACGTCGATCGCCATGGCCGACTACGGCATGGAGTCGCTGGCGTACGAGTTGAACGTGGAGGGGGCCCGCCTCGCACGGCGGGTGGCCGACCTGTTCGAGTCGCGCGACCCGGAGCGGCCGCGGTATGTCGCGGGCGTGCTCGGCCCCACCAACCGCACCGCGTCGCTGTCACCCGAGGTGAACGACCCCGCCGCCCGCAACGTGACGTACGACGAGCTGGTGGTGGCCTACGCCGAGGCGGCCCGCGGGCTCCTCGACGGCGGTGCCGACATCCTGATCGTCGAGACGGTGTTCGACACGCTCAACGCCAAGGCCGCGCTGTTCGCCATCGAGCAGGTGTTCGGCTCCACGCACGAGCGCGTCCCGGTGATGATCAGCGGCACCATCACCGATGCCAGCGGCCGGACGCTCAGCGGCCAGGTCACCGAGGCGTTCTGGCTCAGCGTCATGCACGCGAACCCGATGAGCATCGGCCTCAATTGTGCCCTCGGCCCTCGCGAGCTGCGGGCCTACGTGCAGGAGCTGTCGCGGGTGGCCGGCGTCCACGTCTCGGCGCACCCGAACGCCGGCCTGCCGAATGCCTTCGGCGGCTACGACGAGAGCCCCGACGACATGGCGCGCGTGATCGGCGACTGGGCGCGCACCGGGTGGGTGAACGTCGTCGGCGGCTGCTGCGGCAGCTCGCCCGCCCACATCCGCGCCATCGCCGCCGCCGTCCGCGGCGTCGCACCGCGCGCCGTGCCGGCCATCCCGCCGGCGCTCCGCCTCTCCGGCCTCGAGCCGGTCGTGATCGACCGCACCACCAACTTCGTCAACGTCGGCGAGCGCACCAACGTCACCGGCTCGGCGAAGTTCTCGAAGCTGATCCTCGCCGGGGACTACGAGGCGGCACTCGAGGTGGCGCGCCAGCAGGTCGAGAGCGGCGCGCAGGTGATCGACGTGAACATGGACGAGGGCATGCTGGATGCCGTCGCCGCCATGACCACGTACCTGCGACTCGTCGCGGGTGAACCGTCGATCAGCCGGGTGCCGCTGATGATCGACAGCTCCAAGTGGAGCGTGATCGAGGCGGGACTCAAGCAGGTGCAGGGCAAGGCGATCGTGAACTCGATCTCCCTCAAGGAGGGCGAGGCCGAGTTCCTGCGCCAGGCCACGCTCGTGCGCCAGTACGGCGCCGCCGTGATCGTGATGGCGTTCGACGAGCAGGGCCAGGCCGACACCCGGCGCCGGAAGGTCGACATCTGCGCGCGCGCCTATGCGCTGCTCACCGAGCGCGTCGGGTTCCCGGCCGAGGACATCATCTTCGACCCGAACATCTTCGCGATCGGCACCGGCATCGAGGAACATGCCAACTACGCAGTGGACTTCATCGAGGCCACCCGCGAGATCAAGGCCACCCTGCCGCATGCACGCGTGAGCGGCGGCGTGAGCAACGTCAGCTTCGCCTTCCGCGGCAACAACCCGCTGCGCGAGGCGATCCACGCGGTGTTCCTGTACCACGCCGTGAAGGCCGGCATGGACATGGGCATCGTGAACGCCGGGGCGCTCACGCTCTACTCCGACATCCCGCCGGCCCTGCTGGAGCGTGTCGAGGACCTGGTGCTGAACCGCCGCCCGGACGCCACCGAGCGCCTGCTCGAGGTGGCCGGTGACGTGAAGGGCACGGCGGCAGCGGCGAACGACTCGCTGGCGTGGCGCGCACTGCCGGTGGGGGAGCGCCTCGCGCATGCACTCGTGCACGGCATCGCCGACTTCATCGTCGAGGACACCGAGGAGGCTCGCCTCACCGTCGAGCGCCCGATCCACGTGATCGAGGGGCCGCTGATGGACGGCATGAACGTCGTCGGTGACCTCTTCGGCGCCGGCAAGATGTTCCTGCCGCAGGTCGTCAAGAGCGCTCGTGTCATGAAGCGCGCCGTGGCACACCTGATCCCGTACATCGAGGCCGAGAAGCTGCTGCGCCCGGTGGAGGAGCAGAAGAACAAGGGGAAGATCCTGCTCGCAACCGTCAAGGGTGACGTGCACGACATCGGCAAGAACATCGTCGGCGTGGTGCTCCAGTGCAACAACTACGACGTGATCGACCTCGGCGTGATGGTACCGGCCGCGAAGATTCTCGAGACGGCACGTGCCGAGAACGTCGACATCATCGGGCTCAGCGGCCTGATCACACCCTCGCTCGAGGAGATGGCGTTCCTCGCCTCGGAGATGCAGCGCGAGGGCTTCACCGTGCCGCTGCTGATCGGCGGGGCGACGACGAGCCGCGCGCACACCGCGGTGAAGATCGAGCCGCAGTACGCCGGCCCGGTGGTGCACGTGCAGGATGCAAGCCGTGCCGTCGGCGTTGCCAGCGCACTGCTCAGCGATGACGGGCGCGACGAGTACGTGGCCGGCGTGCGCGCGGAGTACGATGCGATCCGCACGCACCGGGCGGGGTCCGGCAAGGCCACGCGCCTGGTGCCGATTGCCGACGCGCGCGCCAACCGCCTGGCCGTGGACTGGGCTGCCACCCCGGTGCCGGTGCCGACGCGCCCCGGTGTGACGGTGTTCGACGCCTGGCCGCTGGACGACCTCGTCCCGCGCATCGACTGGACGCCGTTCTTCCAGACCTGGGAGCTGGCCGGTCACTATCCGGACATCCTGCAGGATGCCGTCGTCGGCGAGACGGCGCGCGCGCTCTGGAAGGACGCGCAGGCGATGCTGTCGTCCATCGTCTCGGAGCGCTGGCTCACGGCCAAGGCGGTGGTCGGCCTGTTCCCCGCCAACGCGGTGGGCGACGACATCGCACTCTGGCCCGCCGGCGGCGACCGTGGTGGCGAGCGGCTCGCGACCATCCACACCATCCGGCAGCAGATGGCGAAGGGGGACGGCCGGCCGAACCTGGCGCTGGCCGACTACGTCGCACCGCTCGAGAGCGGCGTGGCCGACTGGGTGGGGGCCTTCGCCGTCACCACCGGCCACGGGATCGACGAGCGGGTGGCCGCATTCGAGGCGGCGCACGATGACTACAACGCCATCCTGCTCAAGGCGCTGGCGGACCGCCTCGCCGAGGCCCTCGCGGAACGGCTGCACGAGACTGTGCGGCGCGAACACTGGGGCTATGCGCCGGCCGAGGCGCTGGACAATTCGGCGCTGATCCACGAGGCCTACCAGGGCATCCGGCCCGCGCCGGGCTACCCGGCCTGTCCGGACCACACCGAGAAGCGCACCCTCTTCCGCCTGCTCGACGTGCCGGCGCTGGCGGGCATCACCCTCACCGAGAGCTGCGCGATGCTCCCGACGGCGAGCGTGTCCGGCTGGTACTTCTGGCGGCCGGAGGCGCGCTACTTCGGGACCGGCATGATCGGCGAGGACCAGGTGGCCGACCTTGCGCGCCGGAAGGGGATGGTCGAGGGTGAGATGGCCCGCTGGCTGGCGCCGATCCGGGCCTGA
- the metF gene encoding methylenetetrahydrofolate reductase [NAD(P)H] → MSPSILNRPDSRPFGVSFEFFPPKNEEMEAQLWRAVERLAPLAPSFVSVTYGAGGSTRERTHATVRRLLHETTLRPAAHLTCVSATKDEILEVAREYWETGVRHLVALRGDPATGIGTAYEPHPGGFAYASDLVAGLRRAFDFELSVSAYPEMHPTAGSMQAEIDNLKRKVDAGATRAITQFFFDNAIYLRYRDRARAAGITVPIVPGIMPVTHFAQTRRFSAMAGASVPDSMARHFDGLEDDPDTRKLVAATLAAEQCTQLADEGVDEFHFYTLNRADLAYAICHILGLRAARVPAQASA, encoded by the coding sequence ATGAGCCCTTCGATTCTCAACCGCCCGGACTCGCGACCGTTCGGCGTGTCCTTCGAGTTCTTCCCGCCGAAGAACGAGGAGATGGAGGCGCAGCTCTGGCGCGCCGTCGAGCGGCTCGCGCCCCTGGCCCCGAGCTTCGTGTCGGTCACCTACGGTGCCGGCGGCTCCACCCGCGAGCGCACGCATGCGACCGTGCGGCGGCTGCTGCACGAGACCACGCTGCGGCCGGCGGCACACCTCACCTGCGTCTCCGCCACGAAGGACGAGATCCTCGAGGTGGCCCGCGAGTACTGGGAGACGGGCGTGCGCCATCTCGTCGCGCTCCGCGGCGACCCGGCCACCGGCATCGGCACCGCCTACGAGCCGCATCCGGGTGGCTTCGCCTACGCGTCCGACCTCGTGGCAGGGCTGCGACGTGCGTTCGACTTCGAGCTCAGTGTCAGCGCCTATCCGGAGATGCACCCCACCGCCGGCTCCATGCAGGCCGAGATCGACAACCTGAAGCGCAAGGTGGACGCGGGCGCGACCCGGGCCATCACCCAGTTCTTCTTCGACAACGCCATCTACCTGCGCTACCGCGACCGCGCGCGCGCCGCCGGCATCACCGTCCCGATCGTCCCCGGCATCATGCCGGTGACCCACTTCGCGCAGACGCGCCGGTTCTCGGCCATGGCCGGTGCCTCCGTGCCGGACTCGATGGCCCGCCATTTCGACGGGCTGGAGGACGATCCGGACACCCGCAAGCTGGTCGCGGCCACGCTTGCCGCCGAGCAGTGCACCCAGCTCGCCGACGAGGGGGTGGACGAGTTCCACTTCTACACGCTCAATCGCGCCGACCTGGCTTACGCCATCTGTCACATCCTCGGGCTGCGCGCCGCGCGCGTGCCCGCACAGGCCTCCGCATGA
- a CDS encoding metalloregulator ArsR/SmtB family transcription factor, with amino-acid sequence MTAAPLLLDALDPATTPAGYRALLEAFRAAAEPTRLRVLAILARGELTVTELTQVLGQSQPRVSRHLRVLGDAGLLHRVPEGSWVFYRLAEHRIARAFVELLGDDDPALAGDRERLAAVQRARQAAADSYFEAHAHEWNDIRSLHVPEDQVERALLDLAGRGPVGDLLDIGTGTGRILGLLAPHATRALGIDRSHGMLAVARAAMAGLDARHVQLRHGDMYHLAVAASSIDLVVLHLVLHYADDPAAVLREVARVLRPGGRLLLVDFAPHREEALRESHAHRRLGFSTDEVVHLAASAGLQAREATRLDGSPLTVVIWDCSLSSPPAVT; translated from the coding sequence ATGACCGCCGCACCGCTCCTCCTCGATGCCCTCGACCCTGCGACCACGCCGGCGGGATACCGCGCGTTGCTCGAGGCGTTCCGCGCGGCAGCGGAACCCACCAGGCTCCGGGTCCTCGCCATCCTGGCCCGGGGCGAACTGACCGTTACCGAACTCACCCAGGTGCTCGGCCAGAGCCAGCCGCGCGTCTCACGCCATCTCCGCGTGCTCGGCGACGCGGGCCTGCTGCACCGCGTGCCCGAGGGGAGCTGGGTCTTCTATCGCCTCGCGGAGCACCGGATCGCGCGGGCGTTCGTGGAATTGCTCGGCGACGATGATCCCGCGCTCGCCGGCGATCGTGAGCGCCTCGCCGCCGTCCAGCGCGCAAGGCAGGCCGCGGCCGACAGCTACTTCGAGGCGCACGCCCACGAGTGGAACGACATCCGCTCCCTGCACGTCCCCGAGGACCAGGTCGAGCGGGCACTGCTCGACCTCGCGGGCCGCGGACCGGTGGGCGACCTGCTCGACATCGGCACCGGCACCGGGCGGATCCTCGGACTCCTCGCGCCACACGCCACCCGGGCGCTCGGCATCGACCGTTCGCACGGCATGCTCGCCGTGGCGCGTGCGGCGATGGCCGGCCTCGATGCCCGCCATGTCCAGCTCCGACACGGCGACATGTACCACCTGGCCGTCGCGGCGTCGAGCATCGACCTGGTGGTGCTCCACCTCGTGCTGCACTACGCCGATGATCCTGCCGCCGTGCTCCGCGAGGTCGCGCGCGTGCTGCGACCCGGCGGGCGACTGCTGCTGGTGGACTTCGCGCCGCACCGCGAGGAGGCGCTCCGCGAGAGCCATGCCCATCGCCGCCTCGGGTTCTCGACCGATGAAGTCGTGCACCTCGCGGCCAGCGCCGGCCTGCAGGCCCGTGAGGCGACCCGACTTGACGGATCGCCCCTCACGGTCGTCATCTGGGACTGTTCCCTTTCCTCCCCCCCTGCCGTCACATGA
- a CDS encoding acyl-CoA dehydrogenase family protein, with protein MPTSSSPAPRPALTQLSDDEAMFRDAVAAFAREDVLPRVREMEAAGRIHPDVIARYFELGLMGIELPEAAGGAGGSAMMIAIAVEEISKVDPAAAIMVDVQNTLVNYPIHAYGTEDQHRRYLTRLTSDTIGAYALSEPDSGSDAFALRCRAERTVGGWRLTGRKLWITNGAEAEIFVVFANTDFAKGHRGIAAFIVEKGFAGFSIGKKEDKLGIRASSTCELILDGVDVPDANVLGPVGQGYKIAIDTLNGGRIGIGAQMIGVAAGALQAACEYLRERKQFGKPLSEMQGIQFQVAQAATELEAARLMVYNAARLKDAGQDIQREGAMAKLFSSQVAERVTSVSLELFGGYGYVKDYPVEKFYRDAKIGAIYEGTSNMQLQTIGRMVLR; from the coding sequence ATGCCCACCTCCAGCAGCCCCGCGCCGCGCCCGGCGCTGACCCAGCTCTCCGATGACGAAGCCATGTTCCGCGATGCAGTGGCGGCGTTTGCGCGCGAGGACGTCCTGCCGCGGGTCCGTGAGATGGAGGCTGCCGGCCGCATCCATCCCGACGTGATCGCGAGATACTTCGAGCTCGGCCTCATGGGCATCGAGCTCCCCGAGGCGGCGGGGGGGGCCGGCGGCTCGGCGATGATGATCGCCATTGCCGTGGAGGAGATCAGCAAGGTGGATCCGGCCGCTGCGATCATGGTCGACGTGCAGAACACGCTGGTGAATTACCCGATCCATGCCTACGGCACCGAGGACCAGCACCGCCGGTACCTGACCCGGCTGACCAGCGACACGATCGGCGCCTATGCACTCTCGGAGCCGGACTCCGGGTCGGATGCCTTCGCGCTGCGGTGCAGGGCGGAGCGCACGGTCGGCGGGTGGCGGCTCACGGGCCGCAAGCTGTGGATCACGAACGGCGCGGAGGCGGAGATCTTCGTGGTGTTCGCGAACACCGACTTCGCGAAAGGCCACCGGGGCATCGCGGCCTTCATCGTGGAGAAGGGGTTCGCCGGCTTCTCCATCGGCAAGAAGGAGGACAAGCTGGGGATCCGGGCGAGCAGCACGTGCGAGTTGATCCTCGACGGCGTCGACGTGCCGGATGCGAACGTGCTCGGTCCGGTGGGCCAGGGATACAAGATCGCGATCGACACCCTTAACGGGGGCCGGATCGGCATCGGGGCGCAGATGATCGGCGTCGCCGCCGGCGCGTTGCAGGCCGCGTGTGAATACCTGCGCGAGCGGAAGCAGTTCGGCAAGCCGCTGAGCGAGATGCAGGGGATCCAGTTCCAGGTGGCGCAGGCGGCCACGGAGCTGGAAGCCGCGCGCCTGATGGTCTACAACGCGGCCCGGCTCAAGGATGCGGGCCAGGACATCCAGCGTGAGGGCGCGATGGCGAAGCTCTTCTCGAGCCAGGTGGCCGAGCGGGTGACGAGTGTCTCGCTGGAACTGTTCGGTGGCTACGGGTACGTGAAGGACTACCCGGTGGAGAAGTTCTACCGCGACGCCAAGATCGGGGCGATCTACGAGGGGACGTCGAACATGCAGTTGCAGACGATCGGGCGCATGGTGCTGCGGTGA
- a CDS encoding peptidylprolyl isomerase, translating to MPRHPTRFRLVALCLAAAACSGGDPATGTTDVAAVAGGQSLSATDLGTLFGQSRLTLRTEDVRSAAELWVDYQLLARAAAGRDTIDDPTLVEAALWGPVANARARQWYQVVSLGWPADTSSPKALYDSGQVLAASQILLDVPQVALPLQRAKIRAAVDSLRSTLTPANFARVASRISADSASRRQGGRLPAWPAGRDIMVPEFEAGVLATKPGGISGVIVTSFGVHLVYRPTWAEAQSRVVPVARQLARLRAESTYFAALETAHGVTLVPDVAPLTRAVVRDPGIYADSATPLATVARGESFTAATLVRWLRAYPPAEGMPGRLANASDTLLPQVLRRIIRNELFLRQADSARIRLTPAEMTAFSGELRTQIESAVGTLGLAGRTIPDSVWALDVGARRAIFAARVQAQHAGMVRGTAATVPISLSLRQLLRSRYPDASISPAGLDRALEIGRRVRQSADSARNAADSGKQPDSAGARDTTKVPRRPALKK from the coding sequence ATGCCCAGACACCCGACCCGCTTCCGACTCGTCGCCCTCTGCCTCGCCGCTGCCGCCTGTTCCGGCGGTGACCCCGCCACCGGCACGACCGATGTCGCCGCCGTTGCCGGTGGACAGTCGCTGTCGGCCACCGACCTTGGCACGCTGTTCGGGCAGTCGCGGCTCACGCTTCGCACCGAGGACGTGCGCAGCGCCGCCGAGCTCTGGGTTGACTACCAGCTGCTCGCACGCGCCGCGGCTGGCCGCGATACGATCGACGACCCCACGCTCGTGGAGGCCGCGCTCTGGGGGCCGGTGGCCAACGCGCGTGCGCGGCAGTGGTACCAGGTCGTGAGCCTGGGCTGGCCGGCGGATACCAGTTCGCCGAAGGCACTCTATGACAGCGGCCAGGTCCTCGCCGCGAGCCAGATCCTGCTCGACGTGCCCCAGGTGGCCCTCCCGCTCCAGCGCGCGAAGATCCGCGCCGCGGTGGACTCGCTCCGCAGCACGCTCACGCCGGCGAACTTCGCGCGCGTCGCGTCGCGGATCAGTGCCGATTCGGCCAGTCGCCGGCAGGGCGGCCGTCTGCCGGCCTGGCCTGCGGGTCGCGACATCATGGTCCCCGAGTTCGAGGCCGGCGTGCTGGCCACCAAGCCGGGGGGCATCTCCGGTGTGATCGTGACGAGCTTCGGTGTCCATCTCGTGTATCGGCCGACATGGGCCGAGGCGCAGTCACGCGTGGTGCCGGTGGCACGGCAGCTCGCGCGGCTGCGCGCCGAGAGCACGTACTTCGCCGCACTGGAGACGGCGCACGGCGTGACACTGGTGCCCGACGTCGCGCCATTGACGCGTGCGGTCGTCCGCGATCCCGGCATCTACGCCGACAGCGCCACCCCACTCGCCACCGTCGCGCGGGGTGAGAGCTTCACGGCGGCGACACTCGTGCGGTGGTTGCGCGCCTATCCGCCGGCCGAGGGCATGCCGGGGCGGCTCGCGAACGCGTCCGATACCCTGCTGCCGCAGGTGCTCCGCCGCATCATCCGCAACGAGCTGTTCCTGCGGCAGGCCGACAGTGCACGCATCAGGCTCACCCCTGCGGAAATGACGGCGTTCAGCGGCGAGTTGCGCACGCAGATCGAGAGTGCTGTCGGCACCCTGGGGCTCGCCGGCCGCACCATCCCCGACAGCGTCTGGGCGCTGGATGTGGGCGCGCGGCGTGCGATCTTCGCTGCCCGCGTGCAGGCACAGCATGCGGGCATGGTCCGCGGCACGGCGGCCACGGTGCCGATCTCGCTGTCGCTCCGCCAGCTCCTGCGCTCGCGCTATCCCGATGCCTCGATCTCGCCCGCTGGGCTCGATCGGGCGCTCGAGATCGGGCGCCGGGTGCGTCAGTCGGCTGATTCGGCGCGCAATGCCGCAGACAGCGGGAAGCAGCCGGACAGCGCCGGCGCCCGCGACACGACGAAGGTGCCGCGGCGGCCTGCGCTCAAAAAGTGA